GCACCATCCAGGGCCTCCGCCAGATCGGTACGACGGCCGTCCTGCGCCGCACAGGAGGCGTGAGCGCCGACCAGGACTCCTCGGCCTCGTCCAGCCAGCGCGGCCGTACGACGCCACACGCCTCGACCACCCGGGCCAGTTCCCGGAAGGCCTGCGGGACGTCCCGGACCTCGGTGACCAGGACCTCCAGGCCCGCCTCCCGCAGAGCGGCCAGATCGGGCTCCCGGTTCTCCTCCTCGTTCGCGATCACCAGGTCGGGGGCGAGGGCGGTGATCCGGTCGAGCTTCGGGTTCTTGGTGCCGCCGACGCGGGTGACGTCGAGGTCCGCCGGATGCGTGCACCAGTCGGTGGCGCCGACCAGGGCGCCCGGTGCCGAGCGGGCGATCGCCTCGGTGAGCGAGGGGACCAGGGAGACGACTCTCACCGCCGGGGCCGGTCCCGGACCGCCTCGATGTGTTCGGCCACGGCGACGACGACCACGCGGGTGTCCGCCACGGTCGCCCGCCAGCGGTGCCGCACCCCGCCGGTGAGGTACAGGGTGTCGCCGCGGCCCAGCCGGTAGGCGCGCCCCTCCGCCTCGACGTCCACCGCGCCGTCCGCGACGTACATCAACTGGTCGTTGCGGTACTGGAATTCACGCCCCGCGTCATGATCGCCGGTGAACTCCTGGGCGTGCATCTGGTGGTGACCGCGCACCAGGGAACGCATCCGGGGTTCGTAGTCCGCCTCCGGGCCCTCGGCGTGCACGACGTCGACGCTGCACGCCGGGTCGGCGGCGGCGAGGAGTTCGACGGCCGTGGTGCGCAGGGCGTCGGCGACCTTCTCCAGGGAGCCGCGGCTGGGGCGGGCGCGTTCGTTCTCGATCTGGCTCAGGAAGGGGACCGACAGGCCGCTGCGCTCGGCCACGACGGCGAGAGTGAGCTCCAGCGCGCGGCGCCTGCGGCGCACGGCCGCGCCGACCCGAAGGGGCTGTTCTTTGTGGTCGCCCATGGCTCCGGCTCCCTCCTCCGCTCGTCGGTCCTGTGACACGTCCCCTGATGAGTTGTCTGCACCCTACGCATGTTCGGCAAACCGTTTCATGCGGCCGTCACATCGATGTCACACGGCGTGCGACCGTACCTCACACTTCACGCCAGCCGAACGGCCCCCCGGTGGATCACCAGGGGGCCGGAAGCCGGGCCCTGACCCGTCGTCCGCTGCTCAAGTCCCCTTGTCGGCGGCGAAGTTCAGGCAATGGCGTAGCTCTATGTGGTTGGCCGGATCCTTACCGTGCTCCGGGAGCGGTTATGACGGTGTCATCCGCCCGACCATCCCCGGATGCTCCTTCAGCCAGGCGGCGACCGCCTGCTCCTCGTGACCCTGGCCGTACCTGTTGATCTCGCTCTCCAGGGTACCGAGCTCTTTCTCGCTCATGTGGAAGCCCTTGATCCACTTGGTGAGCTGCGGATACTGCGAGGGGAACTTCTCGTTGGCGATGGTGCGGATCGTGTTGCCCTCGCCGAAGAGCTTCTTGTCGTCCTTCAGCTTGGTGAGGCGGTACTGGCTGTAGGCCCAGTGCGGGGACCACAGGACGACGGCGACGGGCTGCTTCCTGGCGTAGGCGCGCTTGAGCTCGGCCAGCATCGCGGGCGTGGAGCCGTCGACGACGTCGTACTCCTTGTCGAGGCCGTAGCCGGGCAGGACCTTGTTCTTGAGGAGGTTCATCTCGCCGGTGCCGGGCTCGATGCCGATGATCTTCCCGTCGAACTGGGCGGCCTTGCCCTTCAGGTCCTCGTAGGACTTCACACCCTTGACGTACGAGGGCACAGCGACCTCCAGCGAGGTCGGCTCGTACCAGGTGCCGAGGTCGGCGAGTCGGTCCTTGCTCTTGTCCCAGTAGTTCTTCTGGGCGTACGGCAGCCAGGCGTCGAAGTTGAGGTCCAGGTCTCCGGAGGCCAGGCCCGTGTAGACCGGTCCCACGTCCATCTGCTTGAGGTTGAGCCGGTAGCCGCGGGCCTCCAGGACGTTCTTCCAGAGATACGTGACGGCGATGTCCTCGTCCCAGGGGAACCAGGCCACGTCGATCGGGCGCCCGGCCTCGGCGGGAGTTCCGGTGTTCTTGACGGGGGCCAGCTTGTCGACCAGGCCGGGGTGCTGCTTCAGCCAGGTGCGCACGGCGTCCTGCTGCTTGCCCTTGCCCGCCTTGTTGATCTCGGCCTCCAGGCTGGTGAGCTGCTTCTCGTCCAGCTTGAAGCCCTTCAGCCACTGTCCGACGACCGGATTCTCCTCGGCGAAGCCCTTGCGGGCCACCGTGTGGATGCCGTCGCCCGAGCCCCAGGCACCCTTGGGGTCCTTGAGCTTCTTCAGGTCGTAGTCGTTGTACGCCCAGTGCGGCGACCAGAGCGTGACGACGATCGGGTCCTTCTGCGCGTACGCCCGCTTCAGCTCGGCCAGCATGGCGGGCGTGGAGCTGTCGACGACCTTGTACTCCTTGTCGAGGCCGTACGCCTTCAGGACCTTGCTCTTCAGCAGGGCCGTCTCACCGGCGCTCGACTCGATGCCGGTGATGTTCCCGCCGAACCGAGAGGCCTTGCCCTTGAGGTCGGCCAGGGAGTTGATGTCCTTCATGTACGACGGCACGCTCAGCTCGAGGGAGGTCTTGTCGTACCAGGCGCCGAGGTCGTCGAGCTTGTCGCCGTACTTCTTCCAGTACTGCTCGTGGGTCGTCGGCAGCCAGGCGCCGGTCATGAAGTCGGCGTTGCCGGAGGCGAGGGAGGTGTAGAGCGGCCCGGCGTCGAACTGCTTGGCGTCCACCTGGTAGCCGCGTTCCTCCAGGATCTCCTTCCAGAGGAAGGTGGAGGCGACGCCGTCGTCCCAGGGGACGTAACCGATGCTGATCTTCTTGCCCTGGCCGACGTCCTTGCCGCCGGAGACGGCCGTGGCCTCGCCCGAGGTGCCGCCGAAGATCCCCATGCCGCCCGCGACGAGGGCGAGGACGACGACGCCGATCACGGCGATCTGCGGACGGGGGCGGTAGGACCAGATCCTGAGCCCCTGGGTGGTGCGGGCCTTGGCGGCGGCGCGGCGGCCCAGCGGGGAGACCTGGGTGCCCAGCGCGCTGGTCATGCGGTCGAGGTAGATCGCGAGGATCACGATGGCGACACCGGCCTCGGAGCCGAGGCCCACGTTGAGCTGGCCGATCGCCTCGTTGACGTCGCCGCCGAGGCCGCCGGTGCCGACCATGCCGGCGATCGCGGCCATCGACAGGCCGAGCATGATGACCTGGTTGACGCCCGCCATCACGGTGGGCAGCGCGAGCGGCAGCTGGACGCGCAGGAGGGTGTCGCGGGGGCTGGTGCCGAACGCCTCGGCGGCCTCGACGAGCTCCTTGTCGACCTGGCGGATGCCGAGCTCGGTCATGCGGACACCGGGGGCGAGCGCGAAGATCAGGGTGGCGACGATGCCCGCGGAGGCGCCGGTGCCGAAGAACAGGATCGCCGGGATGAGGTAGATCATCGCGGGCAGCGTCTGCATGAAGTCCAGGACGGGGCGGACGAGTCCGCTGACCCGGTTCGAGCGGGCCGCCCAGATACCCACGGGCACGGCTATGACCAGCGCGATGATCGTGGCGACGAGGACCAGTGAGAGGGTCGTCATCGCGTCCTCCCACAGTTCGAGGGAGTCGATGAAGGCGAATCCCGCGAAGGTGAGGACGCCGGCCAGGGTGCCGCGCAGCCAGAACGCGATCACGGCGAAGATGCCCGCGAGCAGCAGGGGCTGGGGCGCCTGGAGGACGGCGTCGATACCGTCG
This portion of the Streptomyces canus genome encodes:
- a CDS encoding ABC transporter permease/substrate binding protein, which gives rise to MPRIPLGDWVNDTVDWLLDHVSWLFDFLKTVFTGTYDGIDAVLQAPQPLLLAGIFAVIAFWLRGTLAGVLTFAGFAFIDSLELWEDAMTTLSLVLVATIIALVIAVPVGIWAARSNRVSGLVRPVLDFMQTLPAMIYLIPAILFFGTGASAGIVATLIFALAPGVRMTELGIRQVDKELVEAAEAFGTSPRDTLLRVQLPLALPTVMAGVNQVIMLGLSMAAIAGMVGTGGLGGDVNEAIGQLNVGLGSEAGVAIVILAIYLDRMTSALGTQVSPLGRRAAAKARTTQGLRIWSYRPRPQIAVIGVVVLALVAGGMGIFGGTSGEATAVSGGKDVGQGKKISIGYVPWDDGVASTFLWKEILEERGYQVDAKQFDAGPLYTSLASGNADFMTGAWLPTTHEQYWKKYGDKLDDLGAWYDKTSLELSVPSYMKDINSLADLKGKASRFGGNITGIESSAGETALLKSKVLKAYGLDKEYKVVDSSTPAMLAELKRAYAQKDPIVVTLWSPHWAYNDYDLKKLKDPKGAWGSGDGIHTVARKGFAEENPVVGQWLKGFKLDEKQLTSLEAEINKAGKGKQQDAVRTWLKQHPGLVDKLAPVKNTGTPAEAGRPIDVAWFPWDEDIAVTYLWKNVLEARGYRLNLKQMDVGPVYTGLASGDLDLNFDAWLPYAQKNYWDKSKDRLADLGTWYEPTSLEVAVPSYVKGVKSYEDLKGKAAQFDGKIIGIEPGTGEMNLLKNKVLPGYGLDKEYDVVDGSTPAMLAELKRAYARKQPVAVVLWSPHWAYSQYRLTKLKDDKKLFGEGNTIRTIANEKFPSQYPQLTKWIKGFHMSEKELGTLESEINRYGQGHEEQAVAAWLKEHPGMVGRMTPS
- a CDS encoding helix-turn-helix domain-containing protein; protein product: MGDHKEQPLRVGAAVRRRRRALELTLAVVAERSGLSVPFLSQIENERARPSRGSLEKVADALRTTAVELLAAADPACSVDVVHAEGPEADYEPRMRSLVRGHHQMHAQEFTGDHDAGREFQYRNDQLMYVADGAVDVEAEGRAYRLGRGDTLYLTGGVRHRWRATVADTRVVVVAVAEHIEAVRDRPRR
- a CDS encoding helical backbone metal receptor, yielding MRVVSLVPSLTEAIARSAPGALVGATDWCTHPADLDVTRVGGTKNPKLDRITALAPDLVIANEEENREPDLAALREAGLEVLVTEVRDVPQAFRELARVVEACGVVRPRWLDEAEESWSALTPPVRRRTAVVPIWRRPWMVLGRDTFAGDVLSRLGVDHVYAGHEDRYPRVPLEELRAAAPDLVVLPDEPYRFTSEDGPEAFPGLPCALVSGRHLTWYGPSLAEAPRALGEALRAARR